Proteins encoded in a region of the Puniceibacterium sp. IMCC21224 genome:
- a CDS encoding response regulator, producing MDFAHKLAEERRARLAAERLLELKQAELFAANRKLGHHAKKLSHEITETRAEVANVRSENQQVKSELGQANQKIQVVESQLWKALASIRDGFALFNAEGLLEIANPAYLTVFDGLDTIGPGASHGHVVAMMVEEGIVDLQGETADVWSHRMLTRWDQRVIPSVTIRLWSGQFLKIQDRRTPDGGVVSLAIDMTDLMRMWSAVQEMPDGFVIYDSDDRLLMCNEPYRQFYTKTAPAMVPGAQFEDILRYALDHGQHVDAVGREAEWLEQRLKDHRSPVTQQEQQLEDGRWLRVFDKQTSDGGRVGLRVDITPMKEAQIALERATERAESANRAKSAFLANMSHEIRTPMNGVVGMADLLMEADLTEEQQLYVETIRNSGEALLVIINDVLDFSKIEAEKLILHPEPFDLERVVHEIVMLLQPTARDKGLDLLVDYDMFLPTRFIGDPGRLRQVLTNLLGNAVKFTIEGHVLIRVVGIPDDAGTAIHITVEDTGIGIPTDKTDHVFGEFNQVEDERNRQFEGTGLGLAITQRLIRLMGGDVWVESEFGKGTCFGFSLTLPPEHPVTFETANLPETIKTALVVDDHNTNRSILSKQLSILGVTTSYCATGADALDRVGALGQSGSLPDLLLIEQDLPDMTGLDLADRLRRLGVQSPALLFSNNPAMLQSLPGRDAVQAVLQKPMARRTLFAALSGLGARSDDTALPCAPEPVASQPTGTLRVLVAEDNKTNQLVFRKMVAALDLELTFANNGFEAVAAFKTARPDVIFMDISMPGMDGKQATCAIREIEGDGPRVPIIAVTAHAMSGDREVILEAGLDDYLTKPLRKTDLISKIERHGYINASAT from the coding sequence ATGGATTTCGCCCATAAACTCGCTGAGGAACGGCGCGCCCGCCTCGCGGCGGAACGCCTGCTTGAACTCAAGCAGGCAGAACTTTTTGCCGCCAATCGCAAACTTGGCCATCACGCCAAGAAGCTGAGCCACGAAATCACCGAAACCCGCGCCGAAGTGGCCAATGTGCGCAGCGAAAACCAGCAGGTGAAATCAGAGCTGGGTCAAGCCAATCAAAAAATCCAGGTGGTGGAAAGCCAGCTTTGGAAGGCGCTGGCCTCGATTCGCGACGGTTTTGCCCTTTTCAACGCCGAAGGGCTGTTGGAAATCGCCAACCCCGCCTATCTGACCGTATTCGATGGACTCGACACCATCGGGCCGGGTGCAAGCCATGGTCATGTGGTTGCCATGATGGTTGAGGAAGGAATTGTCGACCTGCAGGGCGAGACCGCCGATGTCTGGTCCCATCGCATGCTGACACGTTGGGACCAGCGGGTGATTCCCTCGGTGACGATCCGACTGTGGTCGGGACAGTTCCTTAAAATCCAGGACCGCAGAACACCTGATGGCGGTGTGGTCAGTCTGGCCATCGACATGACCGATCTGATGCGCATGTGGTCCGCTGTGCAGGAGATGCCGGACGGCTTTGTGATCTACGATTCTGACGACCGCTTGCTGATGTGCAACGAACCGTATCGTCAGTTTTATACCAAAACCGCGCCCGCCATGGTGCCCGGAGCCCAGTTCGAGGACATTTTGCGCTATGCGCTCGATCATGGCCAGCATGTAGACGCCGTAGGCCGCGAGGCCGAGTGGCTTGAACAACGATTAAAGGATCACCGCAGCCCGGTGACTCAGCAAGAGCAGCAACTGGAAGACGGTCGCTGGTTGCGGGTGTTTGACAAGCAGACCAGCGATGGTGGCCGCGTCGGCCTGCGCGTCGACATCACCCCGATGAAAGAGGCGCAGATCGCGCTCGAACGGGCGACCGAACGGGCCGAGTCGGCAAATCGCGCCAAGTCAGCATTCCTCGCCAATATGAGCCACGAAATCCGCACACCGATGAACGGCGTCGTCGGCATGGCCGATCTGCTGATGGAGGCGGATCTGACCGAAGAACAGCAACTCTATGTCGAGACGATCCGCAATTCAGGCGAGGCCTTGCTCGTGATCATCAACGACGTGTTGGATTTCTCAAAGATTGAGGCGGAAAAGCTGATCCTGCACCCCGAACCCTTTGACCTGGAACGCGTGGTGCACGAGATCGTCATGCTGCTGCAACCCACGGCGCGCGACAAGGGATTGGACCTGCTGGTGGATTACGACATGTTTCTGCCAACCCGGTTCATCGGCGATCCGGGGCGGTTGCGTCAGGTGCTGACCAACCTGTTGGGCAACGCGGTCAAGTTCACTATCGAGGGGCATGTGCTGATCCGCGTCGTCGGTATTCCCGATGACGCGGGCACCGCGATTCATATCACGGTCGAGGATACTGGGATCGGCATCCCGACGGACAAGACCGATCATGTGTTCGGCGAATTCAACCAGGTCGAGGATGAGAGGAACCGCCAGTTCGAGGGAACGGGACTCGGGCTGGCCATCACCCAACGGCTGATCCGGCTGATGGGCGGCGATGTCTGGGTCGAATCCGAATTCGGCAAGGGCACCTGTTTCGGCTTTAGCCTGACCCTGCCCCCCGAACACCCCGTGACCTTTGAGACGGCCAATCTGCCCGAGACGATAAAAACCGCGCTGGTGGTGGACGATCACAACACCAATCGCAGCATCCTGAGCAAGCAACTGAGTATTTTGGGTGTCACCACCAGCTATTGCGCCACCGGGGCCGATGCGCTGGATCGGGTCGGCGCGCTGGGCCAATCCGGATCGCTGCCGGATCTGTTGCTGATCGAACAAGATCTGCCGGACATGACCGGACTGGACCTTGCGGATCGGTTGCGGCGGCTGGGTGTGCAATCTCCGGCGCTGTTGTTCAGCAACAATCCCGCCATGCTGCAATCGCTGCCAGGACGCGACGCGGTGCAGGCCGTGCTGCAAAAACCGATGGCTCGCCGCACCCTGTTTGCCGCGCTCAGTGGATTGGGGGCGCGATCTGACGACACCGCCCTGCCCTGCGCGCCAGAACCCGTAGCATCACAGCCAACCGGGACGTTGCGGGTTCTTGTGGCCGAAGACAACAAAACCAACCAGTTGGTTTTTCGCAAAATGGTCGCGGCACTCGACCTGGAACTGACCTTTGCCAACAACGGATTCGAGGCGGTCGCCGCATTCAAAACCGCGCGCCCCGACGTGATCTTTATGGATATTTCGATGCCCGGCATGGACGGAAAACAAGCCACCTGTGCCATCCGTGAAATCGAAGGAGACGGCCCCCGGGTGCCAATCATCGCCGTGACCGCCCACGCCATGAGCGGTGACCGCGAGGTGATCCTTGAGGCCGGGCTGGACGACTATCTGACCAAACCGCTGCGCAAGACCGATCTGATTTCCAAGATCGAACGTCATGGCTATATCAACGCGTCCGCCACCTGA
- a CDS encoding SDR family NAD(P)-dependent oxidoreductase, with translation MAGRLDGKVAIVTGAGCVGPGWGNGRAACVRFAEEGARIFAVDLRSDPMQETLERTRAAGGEIEPHLCDVTNRKSVEAMVAACLDRFGQVDILVNNVGGSAKGGPADMDEETWDRQVDFNLKSVYLTCRSVLPHMAARGSGSIVNTSSTSGMRWTGAAQSAYAATKAGVIQFGRVVAVEYAPKGVRVNTVVPGQLHTPMVEMRLAGQRAGGDVVTLLDSRVKRIPLGFMGDGRDTANAALFLASEEARFITGTEIVVDGGMTARCD, from the coding sequence ATGGCTGGCAGGCTTGACGGCAAAGTTGCGATTGTGACGGGCGCGGGGTGTGTCGGTCCCGGCTGGGGCAATGGCCGCGCCGCCTGTGTCCGCTTTGCCGAGGAAGGCGCGCGCATATTTGCCGTCGATCTGCGGTCAGACCCGATGCAAGAGACACTGGAGCGCACCCGCGCGGCCGGGGGCGAAATCGAACCGCACCTCTGCGACGTCACCAACCGCAAGTCGGTCGAAGCGATGGTTGCCGCCTGCCTCGATCGGTTCGGGCAGGTCGACATTCTGGTGAACAACGTTGGCGGTTCGGCCAAGGGCGGCCCGGCGGATATGGACGAGGAAACCTGGGACCGGCAGGTGGATTTCAACCTGAAATCCGTCTACCTCACCTGTCGGTCGGTCCTGCCACACATGGCCGCGCGCGGGTCAGGGTCTATCGTCAACACATCGTCCACATCCGGCATGCGCTGGACCGGCGCTGCACAATCGGCTTATGCCGCAACCAAGGCCGGCGTCATCCAGTTCGGCCGCGTTGTCGCCGTGGAATACGCTCCCAAGGGTGTTCGCGTGAATACGGTTGTTCCCGGTCAACTCCACACCCCGATGGTCGAGATGCGTCTGGCTGGTCAACGCGCCGGAGGCGATGTCGTAACACTGCTCGATTCAAGGGTAAAGCGTATCCCTCTCGGTTTTATGGGCGACGGGCGCGATACGGCCAATGCCGCACTTTTCCTCGCCTCGGAAGAAGCCCGGTTTATCACTGGAACCGAGATTGTGGTCGACGGCGGCATGACCGCGCGTTGTGACTGA
- a CDS encoding putative glycolipid-binding domain-containing protein — MTGTPIASLHWRALDREGEDTCRLVRLDAGWMLIGHARFRDGPNFAALDYVIRCGLDWLTSSADITGTFADASVSLRILRSGLHWTLNGAPQPDVQGATDIDLGFTPATNLMPLRRLPEIGRIATRAAWLRGTDAALSPLDQTYTRARGGLVEYSAEQTNYATQLVVNPQGFVTRYPGLWEVSNDR, encoded by the coding sequence ATGACCGGGACACCCATTGCGTCGTTGCACTGGCGCGCGCTTGATCGCGAAGGCGAGGATACCTGCCGTCTTGTGCGGTTGGATGCGGGATGGATGCTGATCGGCCACGCTCGGTTCCGCGACGGGCCAAACTTTGCTGCGCTGGATTATGTGATCCGCTGCGGGCTGGACTGGCTTACCTCAAGTGCGGATATCACCGGCACATTTGCCGACGCGTCCGTGTCGCTGCGCATTCTGCGATCCGGACTGCACTGGACGCTGAATGGCGCACCTCAGCCAGATGTTCAGGGGGCGACTGATATCGACCTTGGCTTTACCCCGGCGACCAATCTGATGCCGCTGCGTCGCCTGCCCGAAATTGGACGCATTGCGACCCGCGCTGCGTGGTTGCGCGGCACCGATGCGGCGCTGTCACCGCTGGATCAGACCTATACCCGGGCGCGCGGAGGGCTCGTCGAGTATAGTGCCGAACAGACCAACTATGCCACCCAACTGGTGGTGAACCCGCAAGGCTTTGTCACCCGCTACCCCGGTCTTTGGGAGGTGTCCAATGACCGATGA
- a CDS encoding amidohydrolase, with amino-acid sequence MNDAPICWNPNPSRPALTLPKGATDTHVHVFGPTSVFPYAPESGFKPGDAPKEKLFALHDMLGIDRCVIVQSGCHGRDNSVVADAMAARPGTYLGVALTPPDVSRDTLSQLYAQGFRGVRFNYMSHLAPGATSDQLRALAPRLADLNMHLLIHMESKLIAELAPVLAELPVPVVIDHMGRVDASLGMQQEPFQHLLRLGESQHIWIKVSGSERCSRLDPPYGDATPFARRLVETYPDRTLWGTDWPHPNFRADPPDDGILVDLLSGICPGDSALRRLLVTNPERLYGFEGNL; translated from the coding sequence GCACCGATTTGCTGGAACCCGAACCCGTCGCGGCCCGCCTTGACCCTGCCAAAGGGGGCGACGGACACCCATGTGCATGTCTTTGGTCCCACCTCGGTGTTTCCCTATGCGCCGGAAAGCGGTTTCAAACCCGGCGACGCGCCCAAGGAAAAGCTGTTTGCGCTGCATGACATGCTGGGGATCGACCGTTGTGTGATTGTGCAGTCGGGGTGCCATGGTCGTGACAACTCGGTGGTGGCCGATGCCATGGCCGCGCGTCCCGGCACCTATCTTGGGGTTGCGCTGACTCCGCCGGATGTGTCGAGGGACACCCTGTCCCAGCTTTATGCGCAGGGCTTTCGCGGCGTGCGGTTCAATTACATGTCCCACCTTGCCCCCGGTGCAACCAGCGATCAGCTACGCGCCCTTGCGCCCAGACTGGCAGATCTGAACATGCACCTGCTGATCCATATGGAAAGCAAGCTGATCGCGGAACTGGCACCGGTGTTGGCGGAATTGCCGGTTCCGGTTGTGATCGACCATATGGGCCGCGTCGACGCAAGTTTAGGCATGCAGCAGGAGCCTTTTCAACATCTCCTCCGTCTTGGCGAAAGCCAGCATATCTGGATCAAGGTGTCGGGATCGGAACGCTGTTCGCGCCTTGACCCGCCCTATGGCGATGCGACCCCGTTTGCCCGGCGACTGGTGGAAACCTATCCCGACCGCACGCTTTGGGGCACCGACTGGCCCCATCCGAATTTTCGAGCCGACCCGCCTGACGACGGCATTCTGGTCGATCTGCTTTCCGGAATTTGCCCGGGCGACTCCGCATTGCGCCGCCTTTTGGTGACCAATCCGGAACGACTCTATGGTTTTGAAGGGAATTTGTGA
- a CDS encoding alpha-2-macroglobulin family protein: MRRLVIAAVSLMIGILPAVAQQSVPDRRIVVTRNVDFYGADLQSLFDTTLDACQRVCLSDTACQAFTFNSRSNACFPKSTISDRKPYDGAVSAQVYATDRDVLAQSVGRAADLRFLRDSDRGAALTEAQALGARHAGGEWDVAALLQAAGDSRAAGELRSALNWTGAALAQSDAADQWVEYARLSADYGATLRGSDQRNLRNRALLAAVNGYLRAPSAPVQINALIEMARALETLNRGRDMIPALRLAETLGDRGDVTTLLDDAIGKYGFRIVETSVDSDSATPRICAEFSEPLIRAGQDYTPFVRLPDARLVVQSDERQICISGVEHGERYSLTFRAGLPSADGEELVRDVPLSLYVRDRAPSVRFPGRAYVLPRSADAGLPVETVNLSELDLSLSRISDRNLLRTMQDSYFGRPLSQYQQDYFQSDMAEEIWTGTGEVEQSLNADVLTRLPLGDVVGDLPAGIYALTARVPGADPYDDPGATQWFILSDIGITTLSGTDGLHVFVRALSDASAMPDLTVTLLSRANRVLATATTDAQGQASFAPGLARGTGGAAPALVTVERGTEDIAFLSLTDPAFDLSDRGVEGREPAGPLDAFLATDRGAYRAGEVIHATALIRDADVQAVDGLPVTAILTRPDGVEHSRTLSATALAGGHTFDLPLAPSVPRGTWRLALYGDTQAPPLTTQTLLVEDFVPERIDFALTLPDAPIQPANPPLLDISARYLFGAPGADLPIEGTLRLSPRTTLPAAPGYQFGRHDAAPDSQTRALSSDLRTDAAGATSIALPLPQPEDRGRPYDATVTVRIAEGSGRPVERSVTRPVAPAGPMIGIRPLFDGAVSEGTEAQFALQALGADLIPTPMDVKWTLNRVSTRYQWYQLYGNWDWEPVTTRSQIATGQAMLGADPVQIGQTVGWGQYELVVERLGGDYTVSSVGFDAGWYAPADASATPDTLELSLDKPGYRPGDTAQLRIVPRYTGTALVSVLSNHVIAMQAVAVTEGENLIDLPVTDEWGTGAYVTAQVIRPMNVAADQNPARALGLTHANIDPGAKALSVSFEAPDESAPRGQLRATVQVDGVAEGETAYVTVAAVDLGILNLTGFNSPDPSQHYFGQRRLGVEIRDIYGRLIDGMNGAMGQIRSGGDADAGMRLQSPPPTEELVAFFSGPVTVEASGRTEVSFDIPDFNGTVRLMAVAWSPTGVGQAQADVLVRDPVVVTAALPRFLAPGDETRVLLEVVHAKGPSGRMALDLTASGVMLDSTAIPATLDLTDQGKARIIVPLRADEIGDHSITVALTTPDGIRLTKKLTIGVRANDPAVATTRRFALAPGQTFTLDANVFDGLRTDTATALLSAGPLAQFDAPGLLAALDRYPYGCTEQVTSQALPLLTLSSVAEALGLGNQAQMQTRIDQAITRILTRQSSNGAFGLWRADSGDFWLDAYVSDFLSRARSAGHPVPDIAFRAAMDNLRNRIAYAPDFDGDSNDGGTDIAYALMVLAREGQAAMGDLRYYADEKADAFGTPLALAQMGAALASYGDQTRADRLFSSAASRLADTATTEPQIWRTDYGTTLRDAAGVLSLAVEAGSTAIDRAALITRISSATADRMSTQEQAWSLRAAHALVQDPSVSGLTVDGAPVTGPFIRRLEGSALIPQTISNSSSAPTDITLTTLGVPSVPAPAGGYGYAIRREYFTMEGAPQSGPVRAGDRLVTVLTVSPANDGGARLMVDDPLPAGFEIDNPNLLRSGDIRALDWLDPAETTYAEFRTDRFLAAIDQRGSEPLQLAYIVRAISPGSFHHPAASVEDMYRPAYRARTQTGQMDIAE; this comes from the coding sequence ATGCGCCGTCTTGTGATTGCAGCCGTGAGTCTGATGATCGGTATTCTGCCTGCCGTGGCACAACAAAGCGTTCCCGACCGGCGGATTGTTGTGACCCGGAACGTGGATTTTTACGGTGCCGACCTGCAATCCCTGTTCGACACGACGCTGGATGCCTGCCAGCGCGTCTGCCTGAGCGACACGGCCTGTCAGGCGTTCACATTCAACAGCCGTTCCAACGCTTGTTTTCCGAAAAGCACCATCAGCGACCGCAAACCCTATGATGGTGCGGTATCGGCGCAGGTCTACGCGACCGACCGCGATGTTCTGGCGCAGAGTGTCGGACGCGCTGCTGATCTCAGATTTCTGCGCGACTCGGATCGTGGTGCCGCCCTGACCGAGGCGCAGGCGCTGGGGGCGCGCCACGCCGGGGGCGAATGGGATGTCGCAGCGCTGTTGCAGGCGGCTGGTGACAGTCGGGCGGCGGGCGAGCTGCGTTCGGCGCTGAACTGGACCGGCGCGGCGCTGGCCCAGTCGGATGCGGCGGACCAATGGGTGGAGTATGCCCGCTTGTCCGCCGACTATGGCGCGACCCTGCGCGGCAGTGATCAACGCAACCTGCGCAACCGCGCCTTGTTGGCGGCGGTAAACGGCTATCTGCGCGCGCCGTCTGCGCCGGTGCAGATCAACGCCCTGATCGAAATGGCGCGCGCGCTGGAAACGTTGAACCGGGGCCGCGACATGATCCCGGCTTTGCGTCTGGCCGAAACGCTGGGGGACCGGGGCGATGTGACGACGCTGCTGGACGATGCAATCGGGAAATATGGGTTCCGCATTGTCGAGACGTCCGTGGACTCTGACAGCGCCACACCACGGATTTGTGCTGAATTTTCCGAACCGCTGATCCGCGCGGGTCAGGATTATACGCCCTTCGTGCGCTTGCCCGATGCCCGCCTTGTGGTGCAATCGGATGAACGGCAGATCTGCATTTCAGGGGTTGAACATGGCGAACGTTACAGTCTGACCTTCCGCGCCGGGCTGCCATCGGCCGACGGCGAGGAGTTGGTGCGAGACGTGCCGCTTAGCCTCTATGTTCGTGACCGCGCGCCCTCGGTCCGCTTTCCCGGTCGGGCTTATGTACTGCCACGCAGCGCTGATGCGGGACTTCCGGTTGAGACGGTGAACCTGTCGGAACTGGACCTGAGCCTGTCGCGCATCAGTGACCGCAACCTGCTGCGCACGATGCAGGACAGTTATTTTGGCCGCCCCCTGTCGCAGTACCAACAGGACTATTTCCAGTCCGACATGGCCGAGGAGATATGGACCGGCACCGGCGAGGTCGAACAAAGCCTCAATGCCGATGTCCTGACGCGTCTGCCGCTGGGTGACGTCGTGGGGGATCTGCCTGCGGGTATCTATGCGCTGACGGCGCGGGTTCCGGGTGCCGATCCCTATGACGATCCGGGAGCGACGCAATGGTTCATCCTGTCGGACATCGGCATCACCACCTTGTCAGGCACTGACGGGTTGCACGTTTTTGTCCGCGCGCTCTCGGACGCCAGTGCCATGCCCGATCTGACCGTCACGTTGTTGTCGCGCGCCAACCGGGTGCTGGCCACCGCCACCACTGACGCGCAGGGACAGGCCAGCTTTGCCCCTGGGCTTGCTCGTGGCACGGGCGGTGCAGCGCCCGCGTTGGTCACTGTCGAGCGTGGGACCGAAGATATCGCGTTTCTCTCGCTGACTGATCCGGCCTTTGACCTCTCGGATCGGGGTGTCGAGGGGCGCGAACCGGCAGGGCCACTTGACGCCTTCCTCGCCACCGATCGCGGCGCGTATCGGGCGGGTGAGGTGATCCACGCCACTGCTCTGATCCGCGACGCCGATGTGCAGGCGGTGGACGGCCTGCCCGTCACGGCAATCCTGACCCGCCCGGACGGGGTTGAGCACAGCCGTACCTTATCTGCGACAGCTCTTGCCGGTGGTCACACCTTTGATTTGCCGCTGGCGCCGTCGGTGCCACGTGGGACATGGCGGCTCGCGCTCTATGGCGATACTCAGGCACCGCCACTGACCACGCAGACCCTGCTGGTCGAGGATTTTGTGCCGGAGCGCATCGACTTTGCGCTGACGCTGCCTGACGCACCGATTCAACCCGCCAATCCGCCTTTGCTCGACATCTCTGCGCGATATCTCTTTGGGGCGCCGGGCGCGGATCTGCCGATTGAGGGCACCCTGCGCCTGTCGCCGCGCACCACGCTGCCCGCCGCGCCCGGCTATCAGTTTGGTCGCCACGATGCCGCGCCTGACAGCCAGACCCGCGCGCTGTCGTCGGATCTGCGCACCGATGCCGCTGGTGCGACCAGCATCGCCCTGCCGCTGCCGCAACCTGAGGATCGCGGCCGCCCCTATGACGCCACCGTTACTGTGCGCATCGCCGAAGGGTCTGGCCGTCCGGTCGAACGCAGTGTGACCCGCCCCGTCGCCCCCGCTGGTCCGATGATCGGCATCCGCCCGCTGTTCGACGGCGCGGTGAGTGAGGGGACAGAGGCGCAGTTCGCGCTGCAGGCGCTGGGCGCGGATCTGATCCCGACTCCGATGGACGTGAAATGGACCCTCAACCGGGTGTCGACCCGGTACCAGTGGTATCAGCTATATGGCAACTGGGATTGGGAACCGGTGACCACCCGCAGTCAGATCGCGACTGGGCAGGCAATGCTGGGCGCTGACCCCGTGCAGATCGGCCAGACCGTCGGCTGGGGCCAGTACGAACTGGTGGTCGAACGTCTGGGTGGCGACTATACCGTGTCTTCGGTCGGGTTCGATGCCGGTTGGTATGCGCCCGCCGATGCCTCTGCCACACCTGACACGCTTGAGTTGTCGCTCGACAAGCCCGGCTACCGCCCGGGCGATACCGCGCAATTGCGGATTGTGCCGCGCTATACGGGCACGGCGCTGGTGTCGGTGTTGTCGAACCACGTGATAGCGATGCAGGCCGTTGCCGTGACCGAGGGTGAGAACCTGATTGACCTGCCTGTCACCGACGAATGGGGGACAGGTGCCTATGTCACTGCGCAGGTTATCCGGCCTATGAATGTGGCTGCGGATCAGAACCCCGCGCGCGCGCTGGGCCTGACCCATGCCAATATCGACCCCGGTGCCAAAGCCCTGTCGGTCAGCTTTGAAGCCCCCGACGAGTCCGCGCCGCGCGGACAGCTTCGCGCCACTGTGCAGGTGGATGGTGTTGCTGAAGGTGAGACCGCCTATGTCACCGTCGCCGCAGTTGATCTGGGAATCCTGAACCTTACCGGGTTCAACAGTCCCGACCCGTCGCAGCACTACTTTGGCCAGCGGCGACTGGGGGTCGAGATTCGCGATATCTATGGCCGCCTCATCGACGGTATGAACGGCGCGATGGGGCAGATCCGCTCGGGTGGGGATGCCGACGCCGGAATGCGGCTGCAAAGCCCGCCCCCGACCGAGGAACTGGTGGCGTTCTTCTCTGGCCCGGTCACTGTCGAAGCGTCGGGGCGGACCGAGGTCAGTTTTGACATCCCCGATTTTAACGGCACTGTGCGGCTGATGGCTGTGGCGTGGTCACCAACTGGGGTCGGGCAGGCGCAGGCGGACGTGCTGGTGCGTGATCCGGTTGTGGTCACTGCCGCGCTGCCACGGTTCCTTGCTCCGGGGGATGAAACACGGGTGCTGCTTGAGGTGGTCCATGCCAAGGGGCCTTCGGGGCGTATGGCTCTCGACCTGACCGCATCGGGTGTGATGCTGGATAGCACGGCGATCCCCGCCACTCTGGACCTGACGGATCAAGGCAAGGCCCGGATCATCGTGCCGCTGCGCGCGGATGAGATCGGCGATCACAGTATCACGGTGGCGCTGACCACACCGGACGGCATCCGGCTGACCAAGAAACTGACGATCGGGGTGCGCGCCAACGATCCTGCTGTCGCGACAACGCGCCGCTTTGCATTGGCACCGGGGCAGACCTTCACCCTTGATGCAAACGTGTTCGACGGGCTGCGTACCGATACCGCCACGGCATTGCTGTCTGCCGGGCCGCTGGCGCAGTTCGATGCGCCGGGGTTGCTGGCCGCACTTGACCGCTATCCCTACGGCTGTACTGAACAGGTGACATCGCAGGCTCTGCCGCTGCTGACCCTGTCGTCGGTCGCCGAGGCGCTGGGTCTGGGCAATCAGGCGCAGATGCAGACCCGGATTGATCAGGCGATTACCCGCATCCTGACCCGTCAGAGCAGCAACGGCGCCTTTGGCCTGTGGCGTGCGGATTCGGGGGACTTCTGGCTTGATGCCTATGTGTCGGACTTCCTCAGCCGGGCGCGCAGCGCTGGGCATCCGGTGCCGGATATCGCGTTTCGTGCCGCGATGGACAACCTGCGCAACCGCATCGCCTATGCGCCGGATTTTGACGGCGATAGCAACGATGGCGGCACAGATATCGCCTATGCGCTGATGGTGCTGGCGCGCGAAGGGCAGGCGGCCATGGGCGACCTGCGCTACTATGCCGACGAAAAGGCCGATGCCTTTGGCACCCCGCTGGCACTGGCGCAGATGGGCGCCGCATTGGCAAGTTATGGCGATCAGACCCGCGCGGACCGGCTTTTTTCCAGTGCTGCATCCCGGCTCGCTGACACCGCCACGACCGAGCCGCAGATCTGGCGCACCGACTATGGCACCACGCTGCGTGACGCCGCCGGTGTCCTGTCGCTCGCCGTTGAGGCTGGCAGCACAGCCATTGATCGCGCGGCGCTGATCACGCGGATAAGCAGTGCGACCGCTGACAGAATGTCGACCCAGGAACAGGCGTGGTCACTGCGTGCGGCCCATGCGCTGGTGCAGGACCCATCAGTGTCGGGTTTGACGGTTGACGGCGCGCCGGTCACTGGCCCGTTCATCCGGCGGCTGGAGGGATCGGCGTTGATCCCCCAAACCATCAGCAACTCATCGAGCGCGCCGACGGACATCACACTCACCACGCTCGGTGTGCCGTCGGTTCCGGCCCCGGCGGGCGGCTATGGCTATGCGATACGGCGCGAGTATTTTACCATGGAGGGCGCCCCGCAATCTGGCCCCGTGCGCGCAGGCGACCGCCTTGTCACCGTTTTGACCGTCAGTCCGGCCAATGACGGCGGTGCGCGGCTGATGGTGGACGATCCGCTGCCTGCGGGGTTCGAGATCGACAACCCCAACCTGCTACGATCGGGCGATATCCGTGCGCTCGACTGGCTTGACCCGGCCGAGACAACCTATGCCGAGTTCCGCACCGACCGTTTCCTTGCCGCCATCGACCAGCGCGGGTCCGAGCCGCTGCAACTGGCCTATATCGTGCGCGCCATATCGCCGGGATCGTTCCATCATCCCGCCGCCTCGGTCGAGGATATGTACCGTCCCGCCTACCGCGCCCGCACGCAAACCGGCCAAATGGATATCGCGGAATGA